A single genomic interval of Hippoglossus stenolepis isolate QCI-W04-F060 chromosome 24, HSTE1.2, whole genome shotgun sequence harbors:
- the xkr6a gene encoding XK-related protein 6, with translation MAAQSDGGKAGVGGGFAQLYDVDGEEPLDSAAIHICQCCRTSACYWGCRSACLGSLLGGGQPPGGLGIRESHCPPREQLWLDCLWIILALLVFFWDVGTDLCLAADYYRRQDYLWFGLTLFFVLVPSVLVQTLSFRWFVQDYTGGGLGEVEGLSKRGAVALGCLYPGRDRLQLATIWLWQAIIHILQLGQVWRYIRTLYLGIMSRRQKEYQRRWYWAMMFEYADVNMLRLLETFLESAPQLVLQLCIMIQENRAETLQCISSLASLLSLAWVLASYHKLLRDSRDDQRGMSYRGALLHLFWRLFTISSRVLSLALFASLFHIYFGIFVVLHWCAMAFWVVHGGTDFCMSKWEEVLFNMVVGIVYIFCWFNVKEGQTRYRMVAYYTVVLAENTILTGLWYAYRDPVLTDSYAFPALCSVYLTFAGGVLVMMLYYGFLHPATAHMQPSPASTCCAQLLWGLPLPPSAPPTAPPTPAHMTKSQTEEDVAGTCLPVFQVRSAPPTSKPGGPLIKIDMPRKRYPAWDAHYVDRRLRRTINILQYITPAAVGIRYRDGPLLYELLQYESSL, from the exons ATGGCCGCGCAGTCGGACGGCGGCAAAGCCGGGGTCGGCGGCGGTTTCGCGCAGCTGTACGATGTTGACGGCGAGGAGCCGCTGGACTCCGCCGCGATCCACATCTGCCAGTGCTGCCGCACCTCCGCCTGCTACTGGGGCTGCCGCTCCGCCTGCCTCGGCTCCCTGCTCGGCGGGGGCCAGCCCCCCGGAGGGCTCGGTATCCGGGAGTCTCACTGCCCGCCCCGGGAGCAGCTGTGGCTGGACTGCCTCTGGATCATCCTCGccctcctcgtcttcttctgGGACGTTGGCACGGACCTGTGCCTGGCGGCGGACTACTACCGCCGGCAGGACTACCTCTGGTTCGGCCTCACTCTCTTCTTCGTGCTGGTGCCGTCGGTGCTGGTCCAGACCCTGAGCTTCCGCTGGTTCGTGCAGGACTACACGGGCGGGGGGCTcggggaggtggaggggctgaGCAAGAGGGGCGCGGTGGCTCTGGGGTGCCTGTACCCCGGCAGGGACCGCCTGCAGCTGGCCACCATCTGGCTGTGGCAGGCCATCATACACATCCTCCAGCTGGGACAAGTGTGGAG GTACATCAGGACCCTGTACCTGGGCATCATGTCCCGGCGGCAGAAGGAGTACCAGCGGCGGTGGTACTGGGCCATGATGTTCGAGTACGCGGACGTCAACATGCTGCGGCTGCTCGAGACCTTCCTGGAGTCGGCGCCTCAGCTGGTCCTGCAGCTGTGCATCATGATCCAGGAGAACCGGGCCGAGACGCTGCAGT GCATCTCCTCCCTGgcctccctcctgtctctcgCCTGGGTCCTGGCCTCCTACCACAAACTCCTGCGCGACTCTCGGGACGACCAGCGTGGCATGAGCTACCGCGGGGCGCTGCTGCACCTCTTCTGGCGCCTCTTCACCATCTCGTCCCGCGTCCTCTCGCTCGCCCTCTTCGCCTCCCTCTTCCACATCTACTTCGGGATCTTCGTGGTGCTCCACTGGTGCGCCATGGCCTTCTGGGTGGTGCACGGCGGCACCGACTTCTGCATGTCCAAATGGGAGGAGGTGCTCTTCAACATGGTGGTCGGCATCGTGTACATCTTCTGCTGGTTTAACGTGAAGGAGGGCCAGACGCGGTACAGGATGGTGGCGTACTACACCGTGGTGTTGGCGGAGAACACCATCCTCACTGGGCTGTG GTACGCCTACAGGGATCCGGTGTTGACCGACTCCTACGCCTTCCCCGCACTGTGCAGCGTCTACCTGACGTTCGCCGGGGGGGTCCTGGTCATGATGCTGTACTACGGCTTCCTCCACCCGGCCACTGCCCACATGCAGCCGAGCCCCGCCTCCACCTGCTGCGCCCAGCTGCTCTGGGGTCTCCCTCTGCCCCCGTCGGCCCCGCCAACCGCCCCGCCCACCCCAGCCCACATGACCAAGTCCCAGACGGAAGAGGACGTGGCCGGGACGTGTCTTCCCGTGTTCCAGGTGAGGTCGGCGCCCCCCACGTCCAAGCCAGGAGGGCCGCTCATAAAGATCGACATGCCGAGGAAGCGTTACCCGGCGTGGGACGCCCACTACGTAGACAGGCGCCTGCGGAGGACTATAAACATCCTGCAGTACATAACGCCAGCTGCCGTGGGCATTCGCTACCGTGATGGACCCCTACTGTATGAACTGTTACAGTACGAGTcctcactctga